In the genome of Nycticebus coucang isolate mNycCou1 chromosome 12, mNycCou1.pri, whole genome shotgun sequence, one region contains:
- the VKORC1 gene encoding vitamin K epoxide reductase complex subunit 1 isoform X1 — protein sequence MSTSWGSPGWVRLTLCLAGLGLSLYALHVKAARARDRDYRALCDVGTAISCSRVFSSRWGQGFGLVEYVLGPDNILNQSNSIYGCIFYTLQLLLGCLRTRWASILLVLSSLVSLAGSVYLAWILFFVLYDFCIVCITTYAINVGLMLLSFQKVQEPQDKVKGH from the exons ATGAGCACCTCTTGGGGGAGCCCCGGATGGGTGCGGCTCACGCTCTGCTTGGCAGGCTTAGGGCTTTCTCTCTACGCGCTGCACGTGAAGGCGGCACGCGCCCGGGACCGAGATTATCGCGCGCTTTGCGACGTGGGCACAGCCATCAGCTGTTCGCGGGTCTTCTCCTCCAG GTGGGGCCAGGGCTTCGGGCTGGTAGAGTACGTGCTGGGACCGGACAATATCCTCAATCAATCCAACAGCATATACGGTTGCATCTTCTACACACTACAGCTGTTGTTAG GTTGCCTACGCACACGCTGGGCCTCGATCCTGCTGGTGTTGAGTTCCCTGGTGTCTCTGGCTGGCTCTGTCTATCTGGCCTGGATCCTGTTCTTCGTGCTCTATGACTTCTGCATCGTTTGCATCACCACCTATGCCATCAATGTGGGCCTGATGTTGCTAAGTTTCCAGAAGGTCCAAGAACCCCAGGACAAAGTTAAGGGGCACTGA
- the VKORC1 gene encoding vitamin K epoxide reductase complex subunit 1 isoform X2: MSTSWGSPGWVRLTLCLAGLGLSLYALHVKAARARDRDYRALCDVGTAISCSRVFSSRLPTHTLGLDPAGVEFPGVSGWLCLSGLDPVLRAL; the protein is encoded by the exons ATGAGCACCTCTTGGGGGAGCCCCGGATGGGTGCGGCTCACGCTCTGCTTGGCAGGCTTAGGGCTTTCTCTCTACGCGCTGCACGTGAAGGCGGCACGCGCCCGGGACCGAGATTATCGCGCGCTTTGCGACGTGGGCACAGCCATCAGCTGTTCGCGGGTCTTCTCCTCCAG GTTGCCTACGCACACGCTGGGCCTCGATCCTGCTGGTGTTGAGTTCCCTGGTGTCTCTGGCTGGCTCTGTCTATCTGGCCTGGATCCTGTTCTTCGTGCTCTATGA
- the PRSS53 gene encoding serine protease 53 isoform X2, which produces MKQSWGLRLLILGVVVLIQGLQAAQHACGQRGPGPPAPQEGNTLPGEWPWQASVRRQGVHICSGSLVADIWVLTAAHCFEKVAATELNSWSVVLGSLQREGLAPGAEMMGVTALQLPRAYTHYSQGSDLALLRLARPTAHTPLCLPQTVHRFPFGTSCWATGWDQDTTDTPRTLRNLRLRLISRPTCNCLYNRLHQRLLASPAQPGMLCGGAQPGVQGPCQGDSGGPVLCQEPDGHWVQAGIISFTSSCAQEDTPVLLTDLAVHSSWLQARTHGTAFPAQNPETPEISDEDSCVACGSLKKVGPQAGAPSPWPWDARLKHQGKLACGGALVSEEVVLTAAHCFIGRQTPEEWSVGLGTRPEEWGLKQLILHGAYTHPEGGYDMALLLLAQPVTLGPNLRPICLPYADHHLLDGERGWILGLADQGAGISSPQTVPVTLLGPRACSRLHAAPGGDGSSILPGMVCTSVVGELPQCEGLSGAPLVHEVRGTWFLAGLHSFGDACQGPAKPAVFAALPAYEDWISSLDWQVYFTEEPEPEAETGSCLANMSQPASC; this is translated from the exons ATGAAACAGAGCTGGGGACTGAGGCTGCTCATCCTGGGAGTGGTGGTCCTCATACAGG GTCTTCAAGCAGCTCAGCATG CTTGTGGGCAGCGTGGCCCTGGCCCCCCTGCCCCTCAGGAGGGCAACACACTACCTGGCGAGTGGCCCTGGCAGGCCAGTGTGAGGAGGCAAGGGGTCCACATCTGCAGTGGCTCCTTGGTGGCAGACATCTGGGTCCTCACTGCTGCCCACTGCTTTGAAAA GGTGGCAGCAACAGAACTGAACTCCTGGTCAGTTGTCCTTGGTTCTCTGCAGCGTGAGGGCCTGGCCCCAGGGGCTGAGATGATGGGAGTGACTGCCTTGCAGCTGCCCAGGGCCTATACCCACTACAGCCAAGGCTCAGATCTGGCCCTGCTGCGGCTTGCCCGCCCCACAGCCCACACACCCCTCTGTCTGCCCCAAACTGTTCATCGCTTCCCCTTTGGAACCTCTTGCTGGGCCACTGGCTGGGATCAGGACACCACTGACA CTCCCAGGACCCTACGAAATTTGCGTCTGCGCCTAATCAGCCGACCCACATGTAACTGTCTCTACAACCGCCTGCACCAACGGCTGCtagccagcccagcccagcctgggatgCTGTGTGGGGGTGCCCAGCCTGGGGTGCAGGGGCCCTGTCAG GGAGATTCTGGGGGCCCTGTGCTGTGCCAAGAACCTGATGGACACTGGGTTCAGGCTGGGATCATCAGCTTCACATCAAGCTGTGCCCAGGAGGACACTCCTGTGCTGCTGACTGACTTGGCTGTTCATAGCTCCTGGCTGCAGGCTCGAACTCATGGGACAGCCTTCCCTGCCCAGAACCCAGAGACCCCAGAGATAAGTGATGAGGACAGTTGTGTAG CCTGTGGGTCCTTGAAGAAAGTAGGTCCTCAAGCAGGAGCCCCTTCCCCATGGCCCTGGGATGCTAGACTGAAGCACCAGGGGAAGCTGGCTTGTGGTGGAGCCCTAGTGTCAGAGGAGGTGGTGCTGACTGCTGCCCATTGCTTCATTGG GCGCCAGACCCCAGAGGAATGGAGTGTAGGGCTGGGGACCAGACCAGAGGAGTGGGGCCTAAAGCAACTCATCCTTCATGGTGCCTATACCCACCCGGAAGGGGGCTATGACATGGCCCTCCTGCTACTGGCCCAGCCTGTGACACTGGGCCCGAATCTGCGGCCCATCTGCCTGCCTTATGCTGACCACCACCTGCTTGATGGGGAACGTGGCTGGATCCTAGGGCTGGCTGATCAAGGAGCAG GAATCAGCTCCCCCCAGACAGTACCTGTGACCCTCCTGGGGCCTAGGGCCTGTAGCCGGCTACATGCAGCTCCTGGGGGTGACGGTAGTTCCATTCTGCCAGGGATGGTGTGTACCAGTGTTGTAGGCGAGCTACCCCAATGTGAG GGCCTATCCGGGGCACCACTGGTGCATGAGGTGAGGGGCACATGGTTCCTGGCTGGGCTACATAGCTTTGGAGATGCCTGTCAAGGCCCTGCGAAGCCTGCAGTCTTCGCAGCACTCCCAGCCTATGAAGACTGGATCAGCAGTTTGGACTGGCAGGTCTACTTCACCGAGGAGCCAGAGCCTGAAGCTGAGACTGGAAGCTGTCTGGCAAACATGA GCCAACCAGCCAGCTGCTGA
- the PRSS53 gene encoding serine protease 53 isoform X3, protein MKQSWGLRLLILGVVVLIQGLQAAQHGKLCGDIGPGPCLGLGRVWSEVRTGVCFQHDSLLSTACGQRGPGPPAPQEGNTLPGEWPWQASVRRQGVHICSGSLVADIWVLTAAHCFEKVAATELNSWSVVLGSLQREGLAPGAEMMGVTALQLPRAYTHYSQGSDLALLRLARPTAHTPLCLPQTVHRFPFGTSCWATGWDQDTTDTPRTLRNLRLRLISRPTCNCLYNRLHQRLLASPAQPGMLCGGAQPGVQGPCQGDSGGPVLCQEPDGHWVQAGIISFTSSCAQEDTPVLLTDLAVHSSWLQARTHGTAFPAQNPETPEISDEDSCVACGSLKKVGPQAGAPSPWPWDARLKHQGKLACGGALVSEEVVLTAAHCFIGRQTPEEWSVGLGTRPEEWGLKQLILHGAYTHPEGGYDMALLLLAQPVTLGPNLRPICLPYADHHLLDGERGWILGLADQGAGISSPQTVPVTLLGPRACSRLHAAPGGDGSSILPGMVCTSVVGELPQCESPNSQSFSPWSPQLPKRKWKSPGVT, encoded by the exons ATGAAACAGAGCTGGGGACTGAGGCTGCTCATCCTGGGAGTGGTGGTCCTCATACAGG GTCTTCAAGCAGCTCAGCATGGTAAGCTCTGTGGGGACATAGGGCCTGGTCCTTGCTTGGGTCTGGGTCGGGTCTGGAGTGAGGTCAGGACAGGAGTCTGCTTTCAGCATGACTCCCTCCTCTCCACAGCTTGTGGGCAGCGTGGCCCTGGCCCCCCTGCCCCTCAGGAGGGCAACACACTACCTGGCGAGTGGCCCTGGCAGGCCAGTGTGAGGAGGCAAGGGGTCCACATCTGCAGTGGCTCCTTGGTGGCAGACATCTGGGTCCTCACTGCTGCCCACTGCTTTGAAAA GGTGGCAGCAACAGAACTGAACTCCTGGTCAGTTGTCCTTGGTTCTCTGCAGCGTGAGGGCCTGGCCCCAGGGGCTGAGATGATGGGAGTGACTGCCTTGCAGCTGCCCAGGGCCTATACCCACTACAGCCAAGGCTCAGATCTGGCCCTGCTGCGGCTTGCCCGCCCCACAGCCCACACACCCCTCTGTCTGCCCCAAACTGTTCATCGCTTCCCCTTTGGAACCTCTTGCTGGGCCACTGGCTGGGATCAGGACACCACTGACA CTCCCAGGACCCTACGAAATTTGCGTCTGCGCCTAATCAGCCGACCCACATGTAACTGTCTCTACAACCGCCTGCACCAACGGCTGCtagccagcccagcccagcctgggatgCTGTGTGGGGGTGCCCAGCCTGGGGTGCAGGGGCCCTGTCAG GGAGATTCTGGGGGCCCTGTGCTGTGCCAAGAACCTGATGGACACTGGGTTCAGGCTGGGATCATCAGCTTCACATCAAGCTGTGCCCAGGAGGACACTCCTGTGCTGCTGACTGACTTGGCTGTTCATAGCTCCTGGCTGCAGGCTCGAACTCATGGGACAGCCTTCCCTGCCCAGAACCCAGAGACCCCAGAGATAAGTGATGAGGACAGTTGTGTAG CCTGTGGGTCCTTGAAGAAAGTAGGTCCTCAAGCAGGAGCCCCTTCCCCATGGCCCTGGGATGCTAGACTGAAGCACCAGGGGAAGCTGGCTTGTGGTGGAGCCCTAGTGTCAGAGGAGGTGGTGCTGACTGCTGCCCATTGCTTCATTGG GCGCCAGACCCCAGAGGAATGGAGTGTAGGGCTGGGGACCAGACCAGAGGAGTGGGGCCTAAAGCAACTCATCCTTCATGGTGCCTATACCCACCCGGAAGGGGGCTATGACATGGCCCTCCTGCTACTGGCCCAGCCTGTGACACTGGGCCCGAATCTGCGGCCCATCTGCCTGCCTTATGCTGACCACCACCTGCTTGATGGGGAACGTGGCTGGATCCTAGGGCTGGCTGATCAAGGAGCAG GAATCAGCTCCCCCCAGACAGTACCTGTGACCCTCCTGGGGCCTAGGGCCTGTAGCCGGCTACATGCAGCTCCTGGGGGTGACGGTAGTTCCATTCTGCCAGGGATGGTGTGTACCAGTGTTGTAGGCGAGCTACCCCAATGTGAG TCCCCAAATAGCCAGAGCTTCAGCCCCTGGTCCCCACAGCTGCCTAAAAGGAAGTGGAAGTCACCTGGTGTCACGTGA
- the PRSS53 gene encoding serine protease 53 isoform X1, translated as MKQSWGLRLLILGVVVLIQGLQAAQHGKLCGDIGPGPCLGLGRVWSEVRTGVCFQHDSLLSTACGQRGPGPPAPQEGNTLPGEWPWQASVRRQGVHICSGSLVADIWVLTAAHCFEKVAATELNSWSVVLGSLQREGLAPGAEMMGVTALQLPRAYTHYSQGSDLALLRLARPTAHTPLCLPQTVHRFPFGTSCWATGWDQDTTDTPRTLRNLRLRLISRPTCNCLYNRLHQRLLASPAQPGMLCGGAQPGVQGPCQGDSGGPVLCQEPDGHWVQAGIISFTSSCAQEDTPVLLTDLAVHSSWLQARTHGTAFPAQNPETPEISDEDSCVACGSLKKVGPQAGAPSPWPWDARLKHQGKLACGGALVSEEVVLTAAHCFIGRQTPEEWSVGLGTRPEEWGLKQLILHGAYTHPEGGYDMALLLLAQPVTLGPNLRPICLPYADHHLLDGERGWILGLADQGAGISSPQTVPVTLLGPRACSRLHAAPGGDGSSILPGMVCTSVVGELPQCEGLSGAPLVHEVRGTWFLAGLHSFGDACQGPAKPAVFAALPAYEDWISSLDWQVYFTEEPEPEAETGSCLANMSQPASC; from the exons ATGAAACAGAGCTGGGGACTGAGGCTGCTCATCCTGGGAGTGGTGGTCCTCATACAGG GTCTTCAAGCAGCTCAGCATGGTAAGCTCTGTGGGGACATAGGGCCTGGTCCTTGCTTGGGTCTGGGTCGGGTCTGGAGTGAGGTCAGGACAGGAGTCTGCTTTCAGCATGACTCCCTCCTCTCCACAGCTTGTGGGCAGCGTGGCCCTGGCCCCCCTGCCCCTCAGGAGGGCAACACACTACCTGGCGAGTGGCCCTGGCAGGCCAGTGTGAGGAGGCAAGGGGTCCACATCTGCAGTGGCTCCTTGGTGGCAGACATCTGGGTCCTCACTGCTGCCCACTGCTTTGAAAA GGTGGCAGCAACAGAACTGAACTCCTGGTCAGTTGTCCTTGGTTCTCTGCAGCGTGAGGGCCTGGCCCCAGGGGCTGAGATGATGGGAGTGACTGCCTTGCAGCTGCCCAGGGCCTATACCCACTACAGCCAAGGCTCAGATCTGGCCCTGCTGCGGCTTGCCCGCCCCACAGCCCACACACCCCTCTGTCTGCCCCAAACTGTTCATCGCTTCCCCTTTGGAACCTCTTGCTGGGCCACTGGCTGGGATCAGGACACCACTGACA CTCCCAGGACCCTACGAAATTTGCGTCTGCGCCTAATCAGCCGACCCACATGTAACTGTCTCTACAACCGCCTGCACCAACGGCTGCtagccagcccagcccagcctgggatgCTGTGTGGGGGTGCCCAGCCTGGGGTGCAGGGGCCCTGTCAG GGAGATTCTGGGGGCCCTGTGCTGTGCCAAGAACCTGATGGACACTGGGTTCAGGCTGGGATCATCAGCTTCACATCAAGCTGTGCCCAGGAGGACACTCCTGTGCTGCTGACTGACTTGGCTGTTCATAGCTCCTGGCTGCAGGCTCGAACTCATGGGACAGCCTTCCCTGCCCAGAACCCAGAGACCCCAGAGATAAGTGATGAGGACAGTTGTGTAG CCTGTGGGTCCTTGAAGAAAGTAGGTCCTCAAGCAGGAGCCCCTTCCCCATGGCCCTGGGATGCTAGACTGAAGCACCAGGGGAAGCTGGCTTGTGGTGGAGCCCTAGTGTCAGAGGAGGTGGTGCTGACTGCTGCCCATTGCTTCATTGG GCGCCAGACCCCAGAGGAATGGAGTGTAGGGCTGGGGACCAGACCAGAGGAGTGGGGCCTAAAGCAACTCATCCTTCATGGTGCCTATACCCACCCGGAAGGGGGCTATGACATGGCCCTCCTGCTACTGGCCCAGCCTGTGACACTGGGCCCGAATCTGCGGCCCATCTGCCTGCCTTATGCTGACCACCACCTGCTTGATGGGGAACGTGGCTGGATCCTAGGGCTGGCTGATCAAGGAGCAG GAATCAGCTCCCCCCAGACAGTACCTGTGACCCTCCTGGGGCCTAGGGCCTGTAGCCGGCTACATGCAGCTCCTGGGGGTGACGGTAGTTCCATTCTGCCAGGGATGGTGTGTACCAGTGTTGTAGGCGAGCTACCCCAATGTGAG GGCCTATCCGGGGCACCACTGGTGCATGAGGTGAGGGGCACATGGTTCCTGGCTGGGCTACATAGCTTTGGAGATGCCTGTCAAGGCCCTGCGAAGCCTGCAGTCTTCGCAGCACTCCCAGCCTATGAAGACTGGATCAGCAGTTTGGACTGGCAGGTCTACTTCACCGAGGAGCCAGAGCCTGAAGCTGAGACTGGAAGCTGTCTGGCAAACATGA GCCAACCAGCCAGCTGCTGA
- the PRSS53 gene encoding serine protease 53 isoform X5 translates to MKQSWGLRLLILGVVVLIQGLQAAQHGKLCGDIGPGPCLGLGRVWSEVRTGVCFQHDSLLSTACGQRGPGPPAPQEGNTLPGEWPWQASVRRQGVHICSGSLVADIWVLTAAHCFEKVAATELNSWSVVLGSLQREGLAPGAEMMGVTALQLPRAYTHYSQGSDLALLRLARPTAHTPLCLPQTVHRFPFGTSCWATGWDQDTTDTPRTLRNLRLRLISRPTCNCLYNRLHQRLLASPAQPGMLCGGAQPGVQGPCQGDSGGPVLCQEPDGHWVQAGIISFTSSCAQEDTPVLLTDLAVHSSWLQARTHGTAFPAQNPETPEISDEDSCVACGSLKKVGPQAGAPSPWPWDARLKHQGKLACGGALVSEEVVLTAAHCFIGRQTPEEWSVGLGTRPEEWGLKQLILHGAYTHPEGGYDMALLLLAQPVTLGPNLRPICLPYADHHLLDGERGWILGLADQGAVPK, encoded by the exons ATGAAACAGAGCTGGGGACTGAGGCTGCTCATCCTGGGAGTGGTGGTCCTCATACAGG GTCTTCAAGCAGCTCAGCATGGTAAGCTCTGTGGGGACATAGGGCCTGGTCCTTGCTTGGGTCTGGGTCGGGTCTGGAGTGAGGTCAGGACAGGAGTCTGCTTTCAGCATGACTCCCTCCTCTCCACAGCTTGTGGGCAGCGTGGCCCTGGCCCCCCTGCCCCTCAGGAGGGCAACACACTACCTGGCGAGTGGCCCTGGCAGGCCAGTGTGAGGAGGCAAGGGGTCCACATCTGCAGTGGCTCCTTGGTGGCAGACATCTGGGTCCTCACTGCTGCCCACTGCTTTGAAAA GGTGGCAGCAACAGAACTGAACTCCTGGTCAGTTGTCCTTGGTTCTCTGCAGCGTGAGGGCCTGGCCCCAGGGGCTGAGATGATGGGAGTGACTGCCTTGCAGCTGCCCAGGGCCTATACCCACTACAGCCAAGGCTCAGATCTGGCCCTGCTGCGGCTTGCCCGCCCCACAGCCCACACACCCCTCTGTCTGCCCCAAACTGTTCATCGCTTCCCCTTTGGAACCTCTTGCTGGGCCACTGGCTGGGATCAGGACACCACTGACA CTCCCAGGACCCTACGAAATTTGCGTCTGCGCCTAATCAGCCGACCCACATGTAACTGTCTCTACAACCGCCTGCACCAACGGCTGCtagccagcccagcccagcctgggatgCTGTGTGGGGGTGCCCAGCCTGGGGTGCAGGGGCCCTGTCAG GGAGATTCTGGGGGCCCTGTGCTGTGCCAAGAACCTGATGGACACTGGGTTCAGGCTGGGATCATCAGCTTCACATCAAGCTGTGCCCAGGAGGACACTCCTGTGCTGCTGACTGACTTGGCTGTTCATAGCTCCTGGCTGCAGGCTCGAACTCATGGGACAGCCTTCCCTGCCCAGAACCCAGAGACCCCAGAGATAAGTGATGAGGACAGTTGTGTAG CCTGTGGGTCCTTGAAGAAAGTAGGTCCTCAAGCAGGAGCCCCTTCCCCATGGCCCTGGGATGCTAGACTGAAGCACCAGGGGAAGCTGGCTTGTGGTGGAGCCCTAGTGTCAGAGGAGGTGGTGCTGACTGCTGCCCATTGCTTCATTGG GCGCCAGACCCCAGAGGAATGGAGTGTAGGGCTGGGGACCAGACCAGAGGAGTGGGGCCTAAAGCAACTCATCCTTCATGGTGCCTATACCCACCCGGAAGGGGGCTATGACATGGCCCTCCTGCTACTGGCCCAGCCTGTGACACTGGGCCCGAATCTGCGGCCCATCTGCCTGCCTTATGCTGACCACCACCTGCTTGATGGGGAACGTGGCTGGATCCTAGGGCTGGCTGATCAAGGAGCAG TCCCCAAATAG
- the PRSS53 gene encoding serine protease 53 isoform X4 — MKQSWGLRLLILGVVVLIQGLQAAQHGKLCGDIGPGPCLGLGRVWSEVRTGVCFQHDSLLSTACGQRGPGPPAPQEGNTLPGEWPWQASVRRQGVHICSGSLVADIWVLTAAHCFEKVAATELNSWSVVLGSLQREGLAPGAEMMGVTALQLPRAYTHYSQGSDLALLRLARPTAHTPLCLPQTVHRFPFGTSCWATGWDQDTTDTPRTLRNLRLRLISRPTCNCLYNRLHQRLLASPAQPGMLCGGAQPGVQGPCQGDSGGPVLCQEPDGHWVQAGIISFTSSCAQEDTPVLLTDLAVHSSWLQARTHGTAFPAQNPETPEISDEDSCVACGSLKKVGPQAGAPSPWPWDARLKHQGKLACGGALVSEEVVLTAAHCFIGRQTPEEWSVGLGTRPEEWGLKQLILHGAYTHPEGGYDMALLLLAQPVTLGPNLRPICLPYADHHLLDGERGWILGLADQGAGPIRGTTGA, encoded by the exons ATGAAACAGAGCTGGGGACTGAGGCTGCTCATCCTGGGAGTGGTGGTCCTCATACAGG GTCTTCAAGCAGCTCAGCATGGTAAGCTCTGTGGGGACATAGGGCCTGGTCCTTGCTTGGGTCTGGGTCGGGTCTGGAGTGAGGTCAGGACAGGAGTCTGCTTTCAGCATGACTCCCTCCTCTCCACAGCTTGTGGGCAGCGTGGCCCTGGCCCCCCTGCCCCTCAGGAGGGCAACACACTACCTGGCGAGTGGCCCTGGCAGGCCAGTGTGAGGAGGCAAGGGGTCCACATCTGCAGTGGCTCCTTGGTGGCAGACATCTGGGTCCTCACTGCTGCCCACTGCTTTGAAAA GGTGGCAGCAACAGAACTGAACTCCTGGTCAGTTGTCCTTGGTTCTCTGCAGCGTGAGGGCCTGGCCCCAGGGGCTGAGATGATGGGAGTGACTGCCTTGCAGCTGCCCAGGGCCTATACCCACTACAGCCAAGGCTCAGATCTGGCCCTGCTGCGGCTTGCCCGCCCCACAGCCCACACACCCCTCTGTCTGCCCCAAACTGTTCATCGCTTCCCCTTTGGAACCTCTTGCTGGGCCACTGGCTGGGATCAGGACACCACTGACA CTCCCAGGACCCTACGAAATTTGCGTCTGCGCCTAATCAGCCGACCCACATGTAACTGTCTCTACAACCGCCTGCACCAACGGCTGCtagccagcccagcccagcctgggatgCTGTGTGGGGGTGCCCAGCCTGGGGTGCAGGGGCCCTGTCAG GGAGATTCTGGGGGCCCTGTGCTGTGCCAAGAACCTGATGGACACTGGGTTCAGGCTGGGATCATCAGCTTCACATCAAGCTGTGCCCAGGAGGACACTCCTGTGCTGCTGACTGACTTGGCTGTTCATAGCTCCTGGCTGCAGGCTCGAACTCATGGGACAGCCTTCCCTGCCCAGAACCCAGAGACCCCAGAGATAAGTGATGAGGACAGTTGTGTAG CCTGTGGGTCCTTGAAGAAAGTAGGTCCTCAAGCAGGAGCCCCTTCCCCATGGCCCTGGGATGCTAGACTGAAGCACCAGGGGAAGCTGGCTTGTGGTGGAGCCCTAGTGTCAGAGGAGGTGGTGCTGACTGCTGCCCATTGCTTCATTGG GCGCCAGACCCCAGAGGAATGGAGTGTAGGGCTGGGGACCAGACCAGAGGAGTGGGGCCTAAAGCAACTCATCCTTCATGGTGCCTATACCCACCCGGAAGGGGGCTATGACATGGCCCTCCTGCTACTGGCCCAGCCTGTGACACTGGGCCCGAATCTGCGGCCCATCTGCCTGCCTTATGCTGACCACCACCTGCTTGATGGGGAACGTGGCTGGATCCTAGGGCTGGCTGATCAAGGAGCAG GGCCTATCCGGGGCACCACTGGTGCATGA
- the PRSS53 gene encoding serine protease 53 isoform X6 — protein sequence MMGVTALQLPRAYTHYSQGSDLALLRLARPTAHTPLCLPQTVHRFPFGTSCWATGWDQDTTDTPRTLRNLRLRLISRPTCNCLYNRLHQRLLASPAQPGMLCGGAQPGVQGPCQGDSGGPVLCQEPDGHWVQAGIISFTSSCAQEDTPVLLTDLAVHSSWLQARTHGTAFPAQNPETPEISDEDSCVACGSLKKVGPQAGAPSPWPWDARLKHQGKLACGGALVSEEVVLTAAHCFIGRQTPEEWSVGLGTRPEEWGLKQLILHGAYTHPEGGYDMALLLLAQPVTLGPNLRPICLPYADHHLLDGERGWILGLADQGAGISSPQTVPVTLLGPRACSRLHAAPGGDGSSILPGMVCTSVVGELPQCEGLSGAPLVHEVRGTWFLAGLHSFGDACQGPAKPAVFAALPAYEDWISSLDWQVYFTEEPEPEAETGSCLANMSQPASC from the exons ATGATGGGAGTGACTGCCTTGCAGCTGCCCAGGGCCTATACCCACTACAGCCAAGGCTCAGATCTGGCCCTGCTGCGGCTTGCCCGCCCCACAGCCCACACACCCCTCTGTCTGCCCCAAACTGTTCATCGCTTCCCCTTTGGAACCTCTTGCTGGGCCACTGGCTGGGATCAGGACACCACTGACA CTCCCAGGACCCTACGAAATTTGCGTCTGCGCCTAATCAGCCGACCCACATGTAACTGTCTCTACAACCGCCTGCACCAACGGCTGCtagccagcccagcccagcctgggatgCTGTGTGGGGGTGCCCAGCCTGGGGTGCAGGGGCCCTGTCAG GGAGATTCTGGGGGCCCTGTGCTGTGCCAAGAACCTGATGGACACTGGGTTCAGGCTGGGATCATCAGCTTCACATCAAGCTGTGCCCAGGAGGACACTCCTGTGCTGCTGACTGACTTGGCTGTTCATAGCTCCTGGCTGCAGGCTCGAACTCATGGGACAGCCTTCCCTGCCCAGAACCCAGAGACCCCAGAGATAAGTGATGAGGACAGTTGTGTAG CCTGTGGGTCCTTGAAGAAAGTAGGTCCTCAAGCAGGAGCCCCTTCCCCATGGCCCTGGGATGCTAGACTGAAGCACCAGGGGAAGCTGGCTTGTGGTGGAGCCCTAGTGTCAGAGGAGGTGGTGCTGACTGCTGCCCATTGCTTCATTGG GCGCCAGACCCCAGAGGAATGGAGTGTAGGGCTGGGGACCAGACCAGAGGAGTGGGGCCTAAAGCAACTCATCCTTCATGGTGCCTATACCCACCCGGAAGGGGGCTATGACATGGCCCTCCTGCTACTGGCCCAGCCTGTGACACTGGGCCCGAATCTGCGGCCCATCTGCCTGCCTTATGCTGACCACCACCTGCTTGATGGGGAACGTGGCTGGATCCTAGGGCTGGCTGATCAAGGAGCAG GAATCAGCTCCCCCCAGACAGTACCTGTGACCCTCCTGGGGCCTAGGGCCTGTAGCCGGCTACATGCAGCTCCTGGGGGTGACGGTAGTTCCATTCTGCCAGGGATGGTGTGTACCAGTGTTGTAGGCGAGCTACCCCAATGTGAG GGCCTATCCGGGGCACCACTGGTGCATGAGGTGAGGGGCACATGGTTCCTGGCTGGGCTACATAGCTTTGGAGATGCCTGTCAAGGCCCTGCGAAGCCTGCAGTCTTCGCAGCACTCCCAGCCTATGAAGACTGGATCAGCAGTTTGGACTGGCAGGTCTACTTCACCGAGGAGCCAGAGCCTGAAGCTGAGACTGGAAGCTGTCTGGCAAACATGA GCCAACCAGCCAGCTGCTGA